In Gracilimonas sp., a single window of DNA contains:
- a CDS encoding multifunctional oxoglutarate decarboxylase/oxoglutarate dehydrogenase thiamine pyrophosphate-binding subunit/dihydrolipoyllysine-residue succinyltransferase subunit — MKSLEAVFGPNSALVEELYDQYQNEPESVPPHWKRYFDELEGKPVDEAKPEKLQPSATKEETVPNGKEAAETAKKAPVQKEAKKEAEAPKNASLEKIKGVATKIVENMDESLEVPTATSLRVLPVKMMVEDRAIINRHLLKRNEPKASFTHFISWAIIRALKEFPTLNSSYLYKDNNHYRVVPDSVNLGIAVDLAGKDGSRNLVVPNIKGVDKMNFKEFLHAYAELIDKARNGNLQIEDFQGTTISITNPGTIGTVSSVPRLMKTQGAIIATGAIDYPAEYRAMSKEILNQLGVSKVMTVSSTYDHRVIQGAESGMFLKKMDDLLSGQEDFYEQIFSDLDIPYEPLPYGEDNYTGPFAGSQNTLEHDQRSVGVWRLINMYRMRGHVLADLDPLGKEPGKNPELDLDYYGLSLWDLDREFYCGGLGGKERASLREIISLLRDTYCGNIGVEYMHLLDLEERKWLREAMESTGNNAQLSKDDKREILHKLNQAMAFEEFLHKKYIGHKRFSLEGADTLIPMIHFLLEKAGEHGIEKFFLGMAHRGRLNMLVNIMNKPYHRVFAEFEGNIDPDSIQGSGDVKYHLGAKGVHKATNGSEIELQLMPNPSHLEAVNPVVEGAVRAMQDHHEKEDASKRVVPVLMHGDAAFAGQGVVAETLNMSQLEGYSTGGTVHIIINNQIGFTTLPKDGRSTEYASDIAKTVLAPIFHINGDTPEAAVHAIQMALDYRQKFGKDVVIDLIGYRKHGHNEGDEPAFTQPGMYKEINDHAPVRDLYTEYLVKNGELTKEETQQIFDEFDLLLQEAFEDAKKAPNLEVTDKLIDRTETPQDEWKAYPDTTYPAEDLKEIAVKLNTVPKDFDANPKLLKQLAKRAEIVNNNEKKIDWGFAELLAFGSLLKTGTTIRLTGQDVERGTFSHRHAVLHGTNTSQKFVPLNNLSDDQARFHVHNSLLSEFAALGFEFGYSAEKLSALVIWEAQFGDFANGAQVVIDQFVSSSEAKWGQKSALVMNLPHGYEGQGPEHSSARLERFLQLCAEDNMQVMNVTTPAQYYHMLRRQALQENKKPAILMTPKSLLRHPMATSNTDDLAKGKFSPFILDEDFTDSKALKRLVICSGKVYYDLLKYRQENEIENVAIARLEQFYPFADDEIKEQLKDFSNVKDIVWCQEEPKNMGAWSFVAPRFVELLQKGQKLSYIGRQASASPAAGQKKIHEAEQNKLVEDAMNIK, encoded by the coding sequence TTGAAATCACTTGAAGCCGTATTCGGCCCCAATTCAGCTCTTGTAGAAGAATTATACGATCAATATCAAAATGAGCCGGAATCGGTCCCACCGCACTGGAAACGCTACTTTGACGAGCTTGAAGGGAAACCTGTAGATGAGGCAAAACCTGAAAAACTTCAACCCTCGGCAACAAAAGAAGAAACGGTGCCCAATGGAAAAGAGGCTGCCGAAACAGCTAAAAAAGCTCCGGTTCAGAAAGAAGCAAAAAAAGAAGCTGAGGCGCCGAAAAATGCCAGTTTAGAAAAAATCAAGGGTGTTGCTACTAAGATTGTAGAGAATATGGATGAAAGCCTGGAAGTACCTACAGCTACTTCCCTTAGGGTGCTTCCGGTCAAAATGATGGTGGAAGATCGCGCGATCATCAACCGTCATTTATTAAAGAGGAATGAGCCCAAAGCCTCTTTTACTCATTTTATTTCATGGGCCATTATTCGGGCACTCAAAGAATTCCCCACTCTTAACAGCTCTTATCTTTACAAAGATAACAACCACTACCGTGTAGTTCCTGATTCGGTAAACTTGGGTATTGCGGTAGATTTAGCTGGTAAAGACGGGTCCCGGAATTTAGTTGTTCCAAATATTAAGGGTGTCGACAAAATGAACTTCAAAGAGTTCCTACACGCTTATGCTGAGCTTATTGATAAAGCCAGAAATGGAAATTTACAAATTGAAGACTTTCAGGGAACTACCATAAGCATTACTAACCCCGGCACGATTGGCACAGTTTCCTCCGTACCACGATTGATGAAAACACAAGGCGCCATTATAGCAACCGGTGCTATTGATTACCCTGCCGAGTATCGTGCTATGTCGAAAGAAATTCTAAATCAACTGGGTGTGAGTAAAGTGATGACCGTTTCTTCTACTTATGATCACCGGGTAATTCAGGGTGCCGAATCCGGCATGTTTCTGAAGAAGATGGATGATCTGTTAAGCGGGCAAGAAGATTTTTATGAGCAGATTTTTTCTGATCTGGATATTCCTTACGAGCCTCTTCCCTATGGTGAAGATAATTATACAGGTCCATTTGCCGGTTCCCAAAACACCCTGGAGCATGACCAGCGCTCTGTGGGTGTTTGGAGGCTTATCAATATGTACCGAATGCGTGGTCACGTATTAGCAGACCTTGACCCGCTTGGAAAAGAGCCTGGAAAAAACCCAGAACTCGATCTGGATTATTACGGACTTTCACTTTGGGATCTGGATCGTGAGTTTTACTGTGGCGGCTTAGGCGGAAAAGAACGTGCCAGTCTTCGTGAAATCATCAGCCTGCTCCGAGATACCTATTGTGGAAATATCGGGGTGGAATACATGCACCTTTTGGATCTGGAAGAACGCAAATGGTTGCGTGAAGCCATGGAATCTACCGGGAACAATGCTCAGCTAAGCAAAGATGATAAACGCGAAATTCTGCATAAGCTAAATCAGGCCATGGCTTTTGAAGAATTTTTGCACAAAAAATATATCGGCCACAAGCGTTTTTCATTAGAAGGGGCGGATACTTTAATCCCGATGATTCACTTCCTGCTTGAAAAAGCCGGTGAACACGGAATTGAGAAGTTCTTCCTTGGGATGGCTCACCGCGGGCGCTTGAATATGCTCGTCAACATCATGAACAAACCCTACCACCGGGTATTTGCCGAGTTTGAAGGCAATATAGACCCTGATTCTATTCAAGGCTCCGGAGATGTGAAATATCACCTTGGGGCAAAAGGCGTACATAAAGCAACCAACGGTTCTGAAATTGAACTGCAGTTAATGCCTAACCCCTCGCACCTGGAAGCAGTAAACCCTGTGGTAGAAGGTGCGGTAAGAGCAATGCAAGATCACCATGAAAAGGAAGACGCTTCAAAACGAGTAGTACCCGTACTTATGCACGGTGATGCGGCTTTTGCCGGACAAGGCGTAGTTGCTGAAACACTTAACATGTCTCAACTGGAGGGTTACAGTACCGGAGGAACGGTTCATATTATCATAAATAACCAAATTGGATTTACTACCCTGCCCAAGGATGGCCGTTCTACGGAATATGCATCTGACATCGCAAAAACCGTTTTAGCCCCTATTTTCCATATAAATGGTGATACTCCGGAAGCCGCTGTTCATGCCATTCAAATGGCTCTTGATTACCGTCAAAAATTTGGTAAAGATGTGGTCATTGACCTGATTGGGTATCGCAAGCACGGTCATAATGAAGGAGACGAACCTGCTTTCACTCAACCCGGAATGTATAAAGAAATTAATGATCATGCTCCCGTACGAGATCTTTACACCGAATATTTGGTTAAAAACGGGGAGCTCACAAAAGAAGAAACCCAACAGATTTTTGATGAGTTCGACCTACTTTTGCAGGAAGCTTTCGAGGATGCCAAAAAAGCTCCAAACCTGGAAGTAACCGACAAGCTGATTGATCGTACTGAAACTCCTCAGGATGAATGGAAAGCTTATCCGGATACTACTTATCCGGCGGAAGATCTTAAGGAAATCGCAGTAAAATTAAACACCGTTCCGAAAGACTTTGACGCCAATCCAAAACTCTTGAAGCAGCTTGCCAAAAGAGCAGAGATTGTAAACAACAATGAGAAAAAAATCGACTGGGGCTTTGCAGAATTGCTTGCGTTCGGCTCACTCCTGAAAACAGGGACTACGATTAGGCTTACCGGTCAGGATGTGGAACGCGGAACCTTTTCTCACCGGCACGCTGTACTTCACGGTACCAATACCAGTCAGAAATTTGTGCCTTTAAATAATCTTTCTGATGATCAGGCCCGTTTTCATGTTCACAACAGTTTATTAAGTGAATTTGCAGCTCTTGGTTTTGAATTTGGATACAGTGCCGAAAAACTGTCAGCCTTGGTTATCTGGGAAGCTCAATTTGGTGATTTTGCCAACGGTGCACAGGTCGTTATCGATCAATTTGTTTCCTCGAGCGAAGCCAAATGGGGGCAAAAATCTGCATTGGTAATGAACCTGCCTCATGGATATGAAGGCCAGGGCCCTGAGCACTCTTCCGCCCGCCTTGAAAGATTCCTTCAGCTTTGTGCCGAAGATAATATGCAGGTAATGAATGTGACCACACCTGCTCAATATTATCATATGTTGCGGCGCCAGGCCCTTCAAGAAAATAAAAAGCCGGCTATTTTAATGACACCAAAGAGCTTGCTTCGCCATCCAATGGCCACTTCCAATACTGATGATTTAGCCAAAGGTAAGTTTAGTCCATTTATCTTGGATGAAGATTTTACGGATTCCAAAGCCCTGAAACGCTTGGTTATCTGTTCAGGAAAAGTCTATTACGACTTGCTCAAATACCGTCAGGAAAATGAGATTGAAAACGTGGCCATCGCCCGGCTTGAACAATTCTATCCTTTTGCAGATGATGAAATCAAAGAGCAACTCAAAGATTTTAGTAATGTGAAAGACATCGTTTGGTGTCAGGAAGAGCCCAAAAATATGGGAGCCTGGAGTTTTGTTGCTCCAAGATTTGTGGAATTACTTCAAAAAGGTCAAAAATTGAGCTATATCGGCCGGCAAGCTTCTGCGTCTCCTGCTGCAGGACAGAAAAAGATCCATGAAGCAGAGCAAAACAAACTCGTTGAAGATGCGATGAACATAAAATAA
- a CDS encoding M3 family oligoendopeptidase encodes MSETSAKKQTGAENINWDLSDLYSSNNDPQLSKDKKKVLEEAQAFADKYRGKVSKLDAKAFKEMLDEYEGILDLSGKIGSFAYLQWSTDTGNTDYGKLVAETNELSSEISQKLVFLDVEWLKISEKDARKLIEDEHLKKYKHHLESSRRYKDHVLEEKQEQILSAKSVTGRSAWVRFFDETLGAAKFELDGKELSEQEVLSKLHESDRDLRIRAHASLTNKFRDLSRQLTFVFNTLLADKSTNDKLRKYESWIDSRNLANQTDHKTVNALIESVTSKYDLVQRYYKLKRDLLGLDEMMDYDRYAPILKNEATIDWKSAEKMVLDSYSNFHPEMGVITKEFFDKNWIDAAIKPGKRGGAYSASTVPSVHPYVFMNFDGKIRDVQTLAHELGHGVHQYLSRKQGVLQSSTPLTTAETASVFGEMLVFQKLMKELDDPKEKLALLIGKIDDTIATVFRQISMNRFEHAMHTARREEGELTAERFSELWMEQQEALYGDSVTLTEEYGIWWSYIPHFLHTPGYVYAYAFGELLVLALYEEYIQRPEGFSERYLELLSAGGSEWPQDLVAKMGLDITQPDFWNKGLASFERMVEEAEEMAKSI; translated from the coding sequence ATGAGCGAAACTTCAGCAAAGAAACAAACCGGTGCGGAAAATATAAACTGGGATCTTTCCGATCTCTATTCGTCCAACAACGATCCTCAATTATCTAAAGACAAGAAGAAAGTACTTGAAGAAGCGCAAGCTTTTGCAGATAAATATCGCGGAAAGGTTTCCAAACTTGATGCGAAAGCTTTTAAGGAAATGCTGGATGAGTATGAAGGCATTTTAGATTTGTCCGGAAAGATTGGGTCGTTTGCATATTTGCAATGGTCTACTGACACAGGTAATACCGACTATGGAAAACTGGTTGCTGAAACAAATGAATTATCTTCGGAAATCAGCCAAAAGCTTGTTTTTTTAGATGTTGAATGGCTGAAAATATCAGAAAAGGATGCCCGAAAATTAATCGAAGATGAGCACCTCAAAAAATATAAGCATCATCTGGAGAGTTCGCGTCGATATAAAGACCATGTGCTGGAAGAAAAGCAGGAGCAAATCCTGTCAGCTAAATCAGTGACGGGACGGAGTGCCTGGGTTCGCTTTTTTGATGAGACTTTAGGGGCCGCTAAGTTTGAACTGGATGGAAAAGAACTGAGCGAGCAGGAAGTGTTGAGCAAACTCCATGAAAGCGACCGGGACTTAAGAATCAGGGCTCATGCCTCATTAACAAATAAATTCAGGGACTTAAGCCGACAACTTACTTTTGTTTTTAATACTCTGTTGGCGGATAAGTCTACCAATGATAAACTTCGTAAGTATGAAAGCTGGATAGATTCAAGAAATTTGGCAAATCAAACCGATCATAAAACGGTGAATGCCTTGATTGAATCAGTGACTTCCAAATATGACCTGGTTCAGCGTTATTATAAGTTAAAACGAGATTTGCTTGGACTGGATGAAATGATGGATTACGATCGCTATGCCCCCATACTGAAAAATGAGGCAACGATTGACTGGAAGTCGGCTGAGAAAATGGTACTGGATTCGTATTCAAATTTCCATCCTGAAATGGGGGTAATCACCAAAGAGTTTTTTGATAAGAATTGGATAGATGCTGCCATCAAGCCCGGTAAACGAGGAGGAGCTTATTCTGCAAGCACGGTTCCGTCGGTTCATCCATATGTATTTATGAACTTTGATGGTAAAATCCGTGACGTTCAAACACTGGCACATGAATTGGGGCATGGGGTGCACCAGTATCTTTCTCGGAAGCAAGGGGTACTCCAGTCATCTACTCCGTTAACTACTGCGGAAACGGCATCGGTTTTCGGTGAAATGCTCGTTTTCCAAAAGTTGATGAAGGAACTGGATGATCCTAAAGAAAAACTAGCTCTGCTAATTGGTAAGATTGATGACACCATTGCTACCGTGTTCCGTCAGATATCGATGAATCGTTTTGAGCATGCAATGCATACAGCCCGGCGCGAAGAAGGAGAGCTTACAGCAGAGCGGTTCTCGGAGTTATGGATGGAACAGCAGGAAGCTCTTTATGGAGATTCAGTAACTTTAACTGAAGAGTATGGTATTTGGTGGAGCTACATTCCTCACTTCTTGCATACCCCCGGTTATGTATATGCATATGCATTTGGAGAATTGCTGGTATTGGCTTTATATGAGGAATATATTCAACGTCCGGAGGGGTTTTCTGAACGTTATTTGGAATTACTGAGTGCAGGTGGCTCTGAGTGGCCGCAGGATTTAGTAGCAAAAATGGGGCTAGACATCACTCAACCTGATTTTTGGAATAAAGGCCTCGCATCTTTTGAGCGAATGGTAGAAGAAGCTGAAGAAATGGCGAAAAGTATCTAA
- a CDS encoding GAF domain-containing protein, with product MSLDRQEKALREFKQIIEDLVHLLQTSTKVELSYMCWVNRAREQFVWETNSTGLPNVMFQDRVAFENHFLDEFKDAEEVIQLVVGEDVSKAKLIHYFDFVQAKNILIIPFINKGETVALTVLESENDIDQEVIQDQVMSYNNALVSVLDTYLEVVDLHENQQEWEEYEASVNRLDYRLHRVEIFDKMLEEMQRCLPNGGAIFLAPGMDSWNVVLRAKQSNLAPNLGLQLEEKSVAYEALEKGEPVFTMHFNNNPRRITSAERRTEGASFAIPILIHDRRQGVVVCYDNDPLTFKESTKHKLSNLARIAALSIQSSVKKSGMVHELLTQNFGAFMPELWEVSLENELAKLKKGTGTATWFGLVAPDDVSGLRTKYRLEDLQSIQTDFVTALNPSRYGIPGFIGYNSDYVYSFLIQSDDEEAVSFWVEKMKSKLESGMDLSIGGTIRAQFKVGYTRISDQSVNAYQVKEKAKKALSKVMNDDEAELVEG from the coding sequence ATGTCTTTAGACCGACAAGAAAAGGCTTTACGGGAATTCAAACAAATCATTGAGGATTTGGTTCATCTGCTGCAAACTTCAACCAAAGTAGAGCTTTCCTATATGTGCTGGGTAAATCGGGCCCGAGAACAATTTGTATGGGAGACGAATAGCACCGGCTTGCCAAACGTAATGTTTCAGGATCGCGTAGCATTTGAAAATCATTTTTTAGATGAATTCAAAGACGCTGAGGAAGTCATTCAATTGGTTGTAGGAGAGGATGTTTCTAAAGCTAAGCTGATTCATTACTTTGATTTTGTACAGGCTAAAAACATTTTGATCATCCCCTTTATTAACAAAGGAGAAACGGTCGCACTTACGGTGCTTGAAAGTGAAAATGACATCGATCAAGAGGTGATTCAAGATCAGGTAATGTCATATAATAACGCCTTGGTCAGTGTGCTTGATACGTATCTGGAAGTGGTGGATTTACATGAAAATCAGCAGGAGTGGGAAGAATATGAGGCTTCAGTAAATCGATTGGATTATCGCCTGCACCGGGTCGAGATTTTTGATAAGATGCTGGAAGAAATGCAAAGATGCCTGCCTAATGGCGGCGCCATATTTTTAGCTCCCGGAATGGATTCATGGAATGTGGTGCTACGTGCAAAACAATCAAATCTTGCTCCAAATCTGGGCTTGCAACTCGAGGAAAAAAGCGTTGCATATGAAGCCCTTGAGAAAGGGGAGCCGGTTTTTACGATGCATTTTAACAATAACCCCCGGCGCATTACATCTGCTGAAAGAAGAACCGAAGGGGCTTCATTTGCCATTCCTATTCTGATTCATGACCGCCGGCAAGGAGTGGTAGTTTGTTACGATAATGATCCGTTGACGTTCAAAGAGTCGACAAAGCACAAACTTTCAAATTTGGCGCGTATTGCAGCGCTTAGTATTCAATCTTCAGTAAAAAAATCCGGAATGGTACATGAACTTTTAACACAGAACTTTGGGGCTTTTATGCCTGAGTTGTGGGAAGTTTCTTTAGAAAATGAACTTGCCAAGCTAAAAAAAGGCACAGGAACGGCAACATGGTTTGGCTTGGTAGCTCCGGATGATGTTTCCGGCCTTCGCACGAAATACAGGCTGGAAGACCTTCAGAGTATTCAAACGGATTTCGTGACAGCACTAAATCCATCCCGTTATGGAATACCGGGTTTCATTGGCTATAATTCAGATTATGTGTATTCATTTTTGATTCAAAGTGATGATGAAGAAGCAGTCTCTTTCTGGGTGGAAAAAATGAAATCGAAATTGGAATCGGGAATGGATCTTTCTATCGGCGGCACTATAAGAGCACAGTTTAAGGTAGGATACACCAGAATATCAGATCAATCTGTAAACGCATACCAGGTCAAAGAGAAGGCTAAAAAAGCTCTTTCAAAAGTGATGAATGATGATGAAGCAGAATTAGTGGAAGGGTAA
- a CDS encoding phosphopentomutase: MGNAYVIVVDGLGVGAQEDADQYGDESMNTLGHVSEETGVKLPNLQKMGIGNIIPLASVPENGQPLAAFGKLREVSAGKDSTTGHWEIAGIQLEKPFPTYPNGFPKDLIDAFCEGTGVKKVLCNKPYSGTDVIQDYGEEHIKTGYPIVYTSADSVFQVACHEELVSIQKLYEWCEFARHNATIGEHEVGRVIARPFTGTPGNFERISEKRHDYSSIPPKNNLVQKLYDSGIKTYSIGKVSDLFAENGFTQYRPTKSNAEGISQLLSLMSAQLDNSFVFVNLIDTDQLFGHRLDPEGYAGSLEEFDRAIPAIVSKIRKEDLLIITGDHGNDPCSASTDHSREFVPLIVFPKAAAKAENLGTGDTFSNIACSIAGFFGMDHDFPGKSFLD, encoded by the coding sequence ATGGGAAATGCTTACGTAATTGTAGTTGATGGATTAGGGGTCGGAGCTCAGGAAGATGCTGATCAGTATGGTGATGAGAGCATGAATACTCTTGGCCATGTATCTGAAGAAACAGGGGTTAAACTTCCAAATTTACAAAAAATGGGAATCGGTAATATCATACCACTTGCTTCGGTTCCTGAAAATGGACAGCCGTTGGCTGCTTTTGGAAAATTGAGGGAAGTATCGGCCGGAAAAGATTCTACTACCGGTCACTGGGAAATAGCCGGGATTCAGCTTGAAAAACCATTTCCAACTTATCCGAATGGATTTCCGAAAGATTTAATTGACGCCTTTTGTGAAGGGACAGGAGTCAAAAAGGTGTTATGTAATAAACCTTATTCAGGAACGGATGTGATACAGGATTATGGAGAAGAGCATATAAAAACCGGGTATCCCATTGTCTATACTTCGGCTGATAGTGTGTTTCAGGTTGCTTGCCATGAAGAGTTGGTATCAATCCAGAAATTATATGAATGGTGTGAGTTTGCCCGTCATAATGCAACTATAGGTGAACACGAAGTGGGGAGAGTAATAGCCCGCCCGTTTACCGGAACTCCTGGAAATTTTGAACGAATTTCTGAGAAACGTCACGATTATTCCTCTATTCCTCCCAAAAACAATCTCGTGCAAAAGCTATATGACTCGGGAATCAAGACATACTCAATTGGTAAAGTGAGTGATTTATTTGCCGAAAATGGGTTTACTCAATACAGGCCCACCAAAAGCAATGCAGAAGGAATTTCACAGTTATTGAGTTTGATGTCGGCCCAACTTGATAACAGTTTTGTATTTGTAAACCTCATTGATACTGATCAATTATTTGGGCATAGGTTAGATCCGGAAGGGTATGCCGGTAGCCTTGAAGAATTTGATCGTGCGATTCCCGCCATTGTTTCAAAAATACGAAAAGAAGATTTGCTCATAATTACCGGTGATCATGGCAATGATCCATGTTCTGCCAGCACCGATCATTCGCGTGAATTTGTACCGCTAATTGTATTTCCAAAAGCAGCAGCAAAAGCTGAAAACCTCGGAACAGGAGATACTTTTTCAAATATTGCTTGTAGTATCGCAGGTTTTTTTGGAATGGATCACGATTTTCCGGGAAAATCTTTTTTAGATTAG
- a CDS encoding RNA polymerase sigma factor RpoD/SigA, translating to MAKSSGISTRESESLDRYLHEIGKEKLITPDDEVRLAKEIQKGSQRALEDLTKANLRFVVSVAKQYQNQGLSLGDLINEGNLGLIKAAKRFDETRGFKFISYAVWWIRQSILQALAEQSRIVRLPLNRVGALNKIGKELSKLEQEYERVPSAHELAESLEMTVGEVADTLKISGRHLSMDAPFAQGEDNRLLDVLENEEIPNPDFDLMGESLKVEIERALSKLTTREAEVIRLYFGIGREHSLTLEEIGERFDLTRERVRQIKEKALRKLRHHNRSAALRAYLG from the coding sequence GTGGCAAAAAGTTCTGGAATCTCTACTCGTGAGTCAGAGTCATTAGATCGCTATCTGCACGAAATTGGAAAAGAGAAACTTATTACCCCGGATGATGAGGTCCGGTTGGCCAAAGAAATTCAAAAGGGAAGTCAGAGAGCACTCGAAGATCTTACCAAAGCAAATCTTCGATTTGTAGTTTCTGTAGCAAAACAATATCAAAATCAGGGGCTTTCTCTTGGTGATTTGATTAACGAAGGAAATCTTGGTTTGATTAAAGCAGCAAAACGTTTTGATGAAACCCGTGGATTTAAATTTATTTCATATGCTGTTTGGTGGATTCGTCAGTCTATTTTACAGGCATTAGCCGAGCAAAGCCGTATAGTGCGTCTTCCGTTGAACCGTGTAGGAGCACTGAACAAAATTGGTAAAGAACTTTCCAAATTAGAGCAGGAATATGAACGAGTGCCATCTGCTCATGAGCTTGCGGAAAGCCTGGAGATGACCGTCGGTGAAGTAGCTGACACACTCAAAATTTCCGGACGTCACCTTTCAATGGATGCTCCATTTGCACAAGGTGAAGACAATCGCTTGCTGGATGTTCTGGAAAATGAAGAGATTCCTAATCCGGATTTCGATTTGATGGGAGAGTCTCTGAAAGTGGAAATTGAAAGAGCACTTTCAAAACTGACTACTCGCGAAGCAGAAGTCATTCGATTATATTTTGGTATTGGGCGCGAACACTCGCTTACCCTTGAAGAAATTGGAGAACGTTTTGATTTGACCCGTGAACGCGTGCGTCAGATTAAAGAAAAAGCACTCCGAAAATTGAGACATCATAACCGAAGTGCTGCATTAAGAGCCTATCTTGGTTAA